The nucleotide sequence TGTCTCCTTTCGGGTCAGGGATGAGTAGTGGAGTGCGGTGTGGTCCAAGACTTTTCCCGAACCACACCGCGGGCTTGTCAGCAGTCGCCGATAATGCTTCCCATTCCGCAAGTGGCGCCCCATGAACAATCGGTGTGGTGGCTTCCTCCGCCAGCGACTGACGCGAGCTGGTCATCTGATAGTTCTCCGTCGCCCTTCGGCGCCGGAGGCAGCACGATATAGACCTCCTGTGGGGTCTCTTCAACAACGCGCAGCGACACGTCGCTGGGCCACTCGGCGCCGAGTTCCTTAGACACCGCAGCAGCCGGGTCGCTGAGCAGCGCCTGCCGGAAATCGGAATCACTCTGCGCTTTGCTGACAATTGTGTCAACCGTTTCTGACCTCTTCGACATTTCTCCTCCTGAGAGATAGTGGGGTGTACTTCTTTTGGATCACTAGTCCTTTGGGGTTGCCATCTGCCTCCTTGCTAGTTCCCGGAACGGCCCGTCGTGAGCCATCAATTCAGTGAAAGTTCCAAATTCTGCGATTCGTCCTTGTTCGAGCACATATATGCGGTCAGCATTACGAATCGTCGAGAGGCGGTGCGCGATGACAATGCGGGTTGTGCGGAGTTGCTCAAGGCGTTGCGAAACCGCCGCTTGTGCTTTGTCGTCGAGCGCACTCGTCGCCTCG is from Hoyosella subflava DQS3-9A1 and encodes:
- a CDS encoding NHLP leader peptide family RiPP precursor, which produces MSKRSETVDTIVSKAQSDSDFRQALLSDPAAAVSKELGAEWPSDVSLRVVEETPQEVYIVLPPAPKGDGELSDDQLASVAGGGSHHTDCSWGATCGMGSIIGDC